One Hevea brasiliensis isolate MT/VB/25A 57/8 chromosome 5, ASM3005281v1, whole genome shotgun sequence genomic region harbors:
- the LOC110661873 gene encoding protein CDI: protein MTITNGEVHTVSTNGDLRSDKPFKIFVGYDPREDVAYEVCHHSIMKRSSIPVEINPIIQSELRKKNLYWRERGQLESTEFSFSRFLTPYLANYEGWAMFVDCDFLYLADIKELSDLIDDKYAIMCVQHDYTPKETTKMDGAVQTVYPRKNWSSMVLYNCGHPKNKVLTPEVVNTQTGAFLHRFQWLEDEEIGSIPFVWNFLEGHNRVVEGDSTTFPKAIHYTRGGPWFDAWKNCEFADLWLKEMEEYMNEKKKAAGN from the coding sequence ATGACCATAACCAATGGTGAGGTTCACACGGTAAGTACAAATGGAGACCTAAGAAGTGACAAACCTTTCAAGATCTTTGTGGGTTATGATCCTCGTGAAGATGTTGCGTATGAGGTCTGTCACCATTCCATCATGAAGCGGTCTTCGATTCCTGTTGAGATCAACCCCATCATTCAATCAGAACTTAGAAAGAAAAATCTGTATTGGCGTGAGAGGGGCCAATTGGAAAGCACAGAGTTCTCCTTCAGCCGTTTCTTGACCCCATATTTGGCCAACTATGAGGGTTGGGCAATGTTTGTTGATTGTGATTTCCTATACTTGGCTGACATTAAGGAATTGAGTGATTTGATTGATGATAAATATGCTATTATGTGTGTGCAACATGACTATACCCCAAAAGAGACCACAAAAATGGATGGGGCAGTGCAAACTGTGTATCCAAGGAAGAATTGGTCTTCTATGGTGTTGTACAATTGCGGCCACCCAAAGAACAAGGTGCTGACACCTGAGGTTGTGAATACGCAAACGGGTGCTTTTCTTCATAGATTTCAGTGGCTTGAGGATGAAGAAATTGGGTCAATACCATTTGTGTGGAATTTTCTTGAGGGCCATAACAGGGTTGTGGAGGGCGACTCAACGACATTTCCTAAAGCAATACATTATACTCGTGGAGGGCCTTGGTTTGATGCATGGAAGAACTGTGAGTTTGCAGACTTGTGGTTGAAGGAGATGGAAGAATACATGAATGAGAAGAAGAAGGCTGCTGGAAATTAG